In Nocardia sp. NBC_01327, the genomic stretch TCCCTCTACGTCAGCGCCTATGCGCTGGAACAGTCACTGGTCCAGCAACGGCGCCGGCACCAGGATCAGGAATGGGTGCTCAGCCATGAGGAACTACTGGACCGCTTCTCCGCACTGCCCGCCGAGAAATTCCCGCAGACGCGACGCCACGCCGCGGAGCTGATCTCCGGCACCGGACAAGACCGCTTCGAGTTCGCCCTCGGCCTGCTCATGAACAATCTGCGACCCGCATCCGATTGACCTGCGGCGTAAGGCAACCCAGAGGTCAGTCGCCCACGACTACCCCGCGATCTCGATGACGAATACCGAGTTGCCGTCCGGATCGGTGAAGGGCGCCTTACGTCCCCCCGCACCCTCCGGCCCGACACGGAACAGCGGCCCGGGATCGATTCCGCGCGAAGCGATTTCGGCTACCTCTGCATCCAAATCCGACACCGCGATATTCACCAGCGCCCGACCGGCGTGATCTGGATCGACCACGACGTACACCAGCGCCGTATCGGTCAGTTGCCACATCACCTCGACCCCCGGTGTCACGAGTACATCGGCCGCACGCCCGAAAAGTCGGGTGTACCAGTCGACCGAGCTCGCAAAGTCCGTCACAGCCACACCCGAGAACAAGAATTTGATGTCCATGCCCCTATAGAAGCTCAACGGCCGGCGAATTCGCCGGAGGGCTCGGGGATCGCCACATCAACCACACTCGCGGACCACCGAAGTGCATCGTGATCTCATCGAAAACCTTGAATCCGAAACGCTCGTAGTAGCCGAGGTTTCCAGGATTG encodes the following:
- a CDS encoding VOC family protein, translating into MDIKFLFSGVAVTDFASSVDWYTRLFGRAADVLVTPGVEVMWQLTDTALVYVVVDPDHAGRALVNIAVSDLDAEVAEIASRGIDPGPLFRVGPEGAGGRKAPFTDPDGNSVFVIEIAG